In Vibrio diazotrophicus, the following proteins share a genomic window:
- a CDS encoding acyl carrier protein — MRGSLDNEFKLKLKTMILEECDRDDIDANELSDDVMLFSPESELEFDSVDGLQISMLLQRHFNLRLVDPKEFRRVVTTVNHLADHLQPE; from the coding sequence ATGAGAGGCTCTTTGGATAATGAATTCAAATTAAAACTAAAGACAATGATTCTTGAAGAGTGCGATCGTGATGACATTGACGCGAATGAACTGTCTGATGACGTGATGCTATTTTCTCCAGAGAGTGAACTTGAGTTTGACTCCGTTGACGGATTACAGATCTCTATGTTGCTTCAACGACACTTTAACTTGCGTTTAGTGGACCCGAAGGAGTTCCGCCGTGTGGTCACCACGGTGAATCATCTTGCCGATCATCTGCAACCGGAATAG
- a CDS encoding ABC transporter permease, with the protein MFKAMLTKEFLLIGRDKHALAALFIMPAVFILIMSIALKDVMNDDKSLMSYIVIDRDQTHASQTLVEELAETPSFSQRDYSEETYRSPEDEGVQFIVDIPEGFESDLSDIKLTVAADTSPSLLSIFKSQMSLIVMKHQLDTMSSAIQKQFGSRGGRDVKSFDDDFIEVNYAKFAQNEKPTSTQQSVPSWIVFGLFFVIIPMSTIFINEKKQNTLRRLLTMNVSILNLFAGKIIPYMLINQVQVWLMIGVGMFVVPYFGAAPLTISGSVFGLILVSIALSISAIGLSILIATSVDSVEQATTIGGIINILLGAIGGVMVPKVVMPESMQTLSNISPMSWGLEGFLDIFLRSGGVRDIIPEAIALSLFGLISLSLAAVIFTFKKRKEA; encoded by the coding sequence ATGTTTAAGGCGATGCTTACGAAAGAGTTTTTACTAATAGGTCGCGATAAACATGCGTTAGCGGCACTGTTTATTATGCCGGCAGTGTTTATCCTAATTATGTCTATCGCCTTAAAAGATGTCATGAATGACGATAAATCTCTGATGAGTTATATCGTGATAGATAGAGACCAGACTCATGCCAGTCAAACATTAGTAGAGGAATTGGCAGAGACTCCATCTTTCTCACAACGGGATTACAGTGAAGAGACGTACCGCTCCCCTGAAGATGAAGGGGTTCAGTTTATAGTTGATATACCTGAAGGCTTTGAAAGCGATTTATCAGATATTAAGTTGACGGTTGCCGCTGATACTTCTCCATCACTGTTAAGCATTTTTAAAAGTCAGATGTCACTGATTGTGATGAAACATCAGTTAGACACTATGAGTTCAGCTATTCAAAAGCAGTTTGGTTCGCGTGGCGGGCGAGACGTTAAGTCTTTCGACGATGATTTTATTGAAGTGAATTATGCCAAGTTTGCACAAAATGAAAAGCCAACGTCAACACAGCAAAGTGTGCCCTCTTGGATAGTCTTCGGTTTATTTTTCGTCATCATTCCGATGTCCACCATCTTTATCAATGAGAAAAAGCAGAACACATTAAGACGGCTTTTGACGATGAATGTCAGCATTCTTAATTTGTTTGCCGGGAAAATCATTCCCTATATGTTGATAAACCAAGTTCAGGTATGGCTAATGATTGGGGTCGGTATGTTCGTCGTTCCTTATTTCGGTGCGGCACCTTTGACAATTTCCGGTTCCGTTTTTGGATTGATATTGGTTTCTATAGCGTTAAGCATCTCTGCTATTGGTCTGTCTATTTTAATTGCGACTTCGGTAGACAGTGTGGAGCAAGCAACAACCATAGGCGGAATAATTAATATTCTCCTAGGCGCTATCGGCGGTGTTATGGTGCCAAAGGTTGTGATGCCAGAATCGATGCAAACGTTGAGCAACATCTCTCCGATGTCATGGGGGCTTGAAGGCTTCTTAGATATTTTTTTGCGTAGTGGTGGAGTGCGAGACATCATTCCAGAAGCTATCGCTTTGAGTCTGTTTGGCTTGATATCTCTTAGTCTTGCGGCTGTAATATTTACATTTAAAAAAAGGAAAGAAGCATGA
- a CDS encoding ABC transporter ATP-binding protein: protein MIQIEALTKSYNEVKALDNLSLVIPSNSIFGLLGPNGAGKTTLMSILNGLLTYDAGSVSFFGMPLAKNLKEIRERCSLIPQSLAFYEHLSVKENLKFFAGIQGIKGERFHQNFEYAIETNRLSSMLTRKASTLSGGQKRRLNIAIGLLNNPDILFFDEPTVGIDPESRNEILDSIKAYANDNKTIVYTSHYMPEIEKICDEVAIINAGKIIKQGTIDEMVNNHEAQQVVVELYPQTQSINGLFEAQQMVQVINNETLLLNTTEASVVTQVLNSLEANQRKVKNIRYGTTTLESMFIQLTSKDRNDV, encoded by the coding sequence ATGATCCAAATCGAGGCACTAACCAAGTCATACAATGAAGTTAAAGCGTTAGACAATTTATCATTAGTTATTCCTTCCAACTCTATCTTTGGTTTACTTGGGCCGAATGGGGCAGGGAAAACCACACTCATGTCTATATTGAATGGCTTATTAACTTATGACGCGGGTAGCGTGAGTTTCTTCGGGATGCCTTTGGCGAAAAACCTTAAGGAAATCCGTGAACGTTGTTCGTTGATACCTCAAAGTCTCGCGTTTTATGAACACTTGTCTGTGAAAGAGAATTTGAAATTTTTCGCTGGTATTCAGGGGATTAAAGGTGAACGTTTTCATCAAAACTTTGAATATGCCATCGAAACAAACCGCTTGTCTTCAATGCTGACACGAAAGGCATCAACTTTGTCCGGCGGACAAAAGCGTCGACTGAATATTGCAATTGGCCTGTTGAATAATCCTGACATTCTGTTTTTTGACGAACCGACGGTTGGTATCGACCCTGAGTCACGTAATGAGATTTTGGACAGTATTAAAGCCTACGCCAATGACAATAAAACGATTGTCTATACCTCTCATTACATGCCTGAAATTGAGAAGATCTGCGATGAAGTTGCGATTATTAACGCAGGGAAAATAATCAAGCAGGGAACCATTGATGAGATGGTTAACAATCATGAGGCGCAACAGGTAGTTGTTGAACTCTATCCTCAGACTCAATCTATCAATGGTCTTTTTGAGGCGCAACAGATGGTGCAAGTGATCAATAACGAAACCCTGTTGCTCAATACCACAGAGGCTTCAGTGGTTACTCAGGTCCTTAACTCACTGGAAGCAAATCAACGTAAAGTCAAAAATATCCGCTATGGAACAACAACCTTAGAATCGATGTTTATTCAGCTAACGTCTAAGGATCGCAACGATGTTTAA
- a CDS encoding BtrH N-terminal domain-containing protein — protein MSRNEFSHKHYAHCESGVMSSILTHHGLPLSEPMVFGLSSALTFAYLPFVKLSGMPLIAYRSMPKSIIKGVQRALGVKMKVETFSKPEQGTKRLDSLLADGKIVGAQTSVFWLPYFPEEMRFHFNAHNLVVVGKEDNTYTISDPVFEHLVSSDETALQKARFVKGVMAPKGALYYPTYVPSSVDYPEIIRKSIKKTAKSMLKTPVPIAGLKGMYFLAKHIRALENKDEHYAKLFLGHIIRMQEEIGTGGAGFRYIYASFLQESAALIHNQALEKASKDMTAIGDEWREFALLIAKAIRPRNKQAIDYSLIASKLESIAGQEQKLYQSLLRAF, from the coding sequence ATGAGTCGTAATGAGTTTTCTCACAAACACTATGCGCACTGCGAAAGTGGAGTTATGTCATCGATACTGACCCATCATGGTCTGCCTTTATCTGAGCCAATGGTGTTTGGTCTATCCAGTGCACTTACTTTTGCTTATCTTCCGTTTGTTAAGCTAAGCGGAATGCCTTTGATAGCCTATCGCTCTATGCCTAAATCAATCATAAAAGGTGTGCAAAGGGCATTAGGGGTGAAAATGAAAGTAGAGACATTTTCCAAACCAGAACAAGGTACGAAAAGGCTCGATTCGTTATTGGCTGACGGAAAAATTGTAGGTGCGCAAACCTCTGTGTTTTGGCTTCCATATTTTCCTGAGGAAATGCGTTTTCATTTTAATGCTCATAACCTTGTTGTTGTTGGTAAAGAAGACAATACCTATACCATTAGCGATCCGGTGTTCGAACATCTGGTTTCCTCTGATGAAACGGCATTGCAAAAAGCTCGCTTTGTTAAGGGCGTTATGGCACCTAAAGGAGCACTCTATTATCCAACTTATGTACCTTCATCGGTTGATTACCCTGAGATCATCAGAAAAAGTATCAAGAAAACCGCCAAATCCATGTTGAAAACACCAGTACCTATTGCGGGACTTAAGGGCATGTATTTTCTGGCGAAACATATCCGAGCGCTAGAGAACAAAGACGAGCATTACGCCAAATTGTTTTTAGGTCATATCATTCGTATGCAGGAAGAAATTGGTACGGGAGGAGCAGGGTTCCGATATATATACGCGTCATTTCTGCAAGAATCTGCCGCACTTATTCATAATCAAGCTTTGGAAAAGGCATCAAAAGATATGACGGCAATAGGTGATGAATGGCGAGAGTTTGCGTTACTGATTGCTAAAGCGATTCGTCCGAGAAATAAGCAAGCAATTGATTATTCTTTGATTGCATCCAAACTAGAATCCATTGCAGGTCAAGAACAAAAGCTTTATCAATCACTTCTGAGAGCCTTTTAA
- a CDS encoding beta-ketoacyl-ACP synthase III has protein sequence MKKALNTMKNPPDDKMNKKVYINDVQAFLPNEAVSNKQIESVLGQVGDRPSRAKNLILRSNQIKQRYYAIDPETGSTTHTNAQLTAEAIKRLNSDFFDIKEIELLACGTTIADQLLPNHALMVHGELKIPSCEVVALAGICLAGTMSLKYGYMSILSGQSSNAVVTGSENASAMMRAGQFEAEVSSKVEELERQPEIAFEKDFLRWMLSDGAGAALLSNKKNDHGISLEIEWIEQKSYANELDACMYAGAEKLENGCLKGWREYSTQSWLDKSIFSVKQDVKQLNENIVEYTVTRPLRDLVTSGKVNPDGITYFLPHYSSGYFRDRLYQGMLEANCDIPQERWFTNLSTKGNTGSASIYIILEELFHSKQLKVGDTLLCYVPESGRFSTAFMQLKVV, from the coding sequence TTGAAAAAAGCATTAAATACTATGAAAAACCCTCCGGACGATAAAATGAATAAAAAAGTATATATAAACGATGTCCAAGCTTTTTTGCCGAATGAGGCGGTAAGCAACAAGCAGATAGAAAGTGTTTTAGGACAAGTTGGCGATCGTCCATCAAGAGCTAAAAATCTTATACTACGCTCCAATCAAATTAAGCAGCGATATTATGCGATTGATCCAGAGACAGGCAGTACAACACATACGAATGCACAACTCACTGCTGAAGCAATTAAACGGCTTAACTCAGACTTTTTTGATATCAAAGAAATAGAGCTTCTTGCTTGTGGTACAACTATCGCAGACCAGTTGCTGCCCAACCATGCGTTAATGGTGCATGGTGAACTTAAAATCCCTAGCTGTGAAGTGGTCGCGTTGGCGGGAATCTGCTTAGCAGGAACCATGTCTCTTAAGTATGGCTATATGTCCATATTAAGTGGTCAAAGCAGCAATGCAGTTGTTACTGGTTCCGAAAATGCTTCCGCTATGATGAGAGCGGGTCAATTTGAAGCAGAAGTATCAAGTAAGGTAGAAGAACTCGAACGTCAGCCTGAAATTGCATTTGAAAAAGACTTTTTACGTTGGATGCTAAGCGATGGCGCCGGTGCTGCGCTTCTTAGCAACAAAAAAAATGACCATGGTATTTCGCTCGAAATAGAATGGATTGAGCAGAAGTCCTATGCAAACGAGCTGGATGCTTGTATGTATGCGGGGGCTGAAAAACTAGAAAATGGATGTTTAAAAGGGTGGAGAGAATACTCTACTCAGTCGTGGCTAGACAAATCGATCTTTTCCGTAAAACAAGACGTAAAACAATTAAACGAAAATATAGTGGAATATACAGTGACACGTCCGCTAAGAGATCTTGTTACCAGTGGTAAAGTGAATCCTGATGGGATCACTTACTTCCTACCTCATTACTCTTCTGGATATTTCCGCGATCGATTGTATCAAGGCATGTTAGAGGCTAATTGCGATATCCCACAAGAGCGATGGTTTACTAACTTATCGACCAAAGGGAATACGGGATCTGCGTCTATCTATATCATTTTGGAAGAGCTCTTCCATTCAAAACAGTTAAAAGTAGGTGACACATTGTTGTGTTACGTACCAGAAAGCGGGCGTTTTTCTACCGCCTTTATGCAGCTTAAGGTGGTGTAA
- the clpA gene encoding ATP-dependent Clp protease ATP-binding subunit ClpA — MLNKELESSLNGAFARARDKRHEFMTVEHLLLALLENDAAKEALLACQADVDVLRRELDVFIDQTTPLIPDNDETRETQPTLSFQRVLQRAVFHVQSSGRSEVTGANVLVAIFSEQESHAAYLLKKNDISRLDIVNYISHGITKASSSSEDPSSDSFGTESSDDSSADERLESFATNLNQLAGQGQIDPLIGRDKELERTIQVLCRRRKNNPLLVGEAGVGKTAIAEGLAWRIVEGQVPEVIQDSVIYSLDIGSLLAGTKYRGDFEKRFKTILKQLEKEKDAILFIDEIHTIIGAGAASGGQVDAANLIKPLLSSGKLRCIGSTTYQEYSNIFEKERALSRRFQKIDVVEPSLDDTTKILMGLKPKYEAHHDVRYTNKALRAAVELSAKYINERHLPDKAIDVIDEAGARVRLMPASRRKKTVGVAEIESMVAKMARIPEKSVSSSDKDILKNLDKKMKMLVFGQDNAIDVLTESIKLTRAGLGADNRPVGSFLFAGPTGVGKTEVTVQLSKLLGIELLRFDMSEYGERHSVSRLIGAPPGYVGYDQGGLLTDAVIKNPHAVVLLDEIEKAHPDIFNLLLQVMDNGTLTDNNGRKADFRNIILVMTTNAGVAETVKKSIGLIQQDHSHDAMSEIKKVFTPEFRNRLDHTIWFNSLDESVIHQVVDKFIVELQVQLDARGVSLEVSEDARHWLAVKGYDREMGARPMGRVIQDQLKKPLANELLFGALVDGGTVKVALKDDHLVFEYLGAKEEVLH; from the coding sequence ATGCTTAACAAAGAACTAGAGTCTAGTCTAAACGGCGCGTTCGCTCGAGCGCGAGACAAAAGACATGAATTCATGACCGTCGAGCACCTCCTACTTGCATTGTTAGAAAACGATGCAGCGAAGGAAGCATTATTGGCCTGTCAGGCAGATGTTGACGTTTTACGTCGAGAGCTTGACGTATTTATTGACCAGACAACCCCTCTCATCCCAGATAACGACGAAACACGTGAAACTCAGCCAACGCTCAGCTTTCAACGTGTTCTACAGCGTGCTGTGTTCCATGTTCAATCATCTGGTCGCAGTGAAGTCACGGGTGCAAATGTGCTGGTTGCTATTTTTAGTGAGCAGGAATCTCACGCAGCCTATCTATTGAAGAAGAACGATATTAGTCGTTTGGATATCGTTAACTATATTTCCCACGGAATTACTAAAGCATCGAGTTCAAGTGAAGATCCATCTTCCGATTCGTTTGGTACAGAGAGTTCAGACGATTCTTCAGCCGATGAAAGACTAGAAAGCTTTGCAACGAACTTAAACCAGTTAGCTGGCCAAGGTCAGATAGATCCTCTGATTGGTCGTGATAAAGAACTTGAACGTACGATTCAAGTGCTATGTCGTCGACGTAAAAACAACCCATTATTGGTGGGTGAAGCAGGCGTAGGTAAAACCGCTATAGCGGAAGGTTTGGCTTGGAGAATCGTTGAAGGACAAGTACCGGAAGTGATCCAAGACAGCGTTATTTACTCTCTGGATATCGGTTCACTACTTGCGGGTACAAAATACCGTGGTGACTTTGAGAAACGTTTTAAAACCATTCTTAAACAACTTGAGAAAGAGAAAGACGCGATTCTTTTCATCGATGAAATTCATACCATCATCGGTGCCGGTGCTGCGTCTGGTGGTCAGGTTGATGCAGCGAACTTAATTAAACCTCTACTAAGTAGCGGTAAGTTGCGTTGTATTGGTTCAACCACCTATCAAGAGTACAGCAACATTTTTGAGAAAGAGCGCGCGCTTTCACGCCGATTCCAAAAAATTGACGTTGTAGAACCTTCGTTGGATGACACCACCAAAATTTTGATGGGTTTGAAACCAAAATACGAAGCTCACCACGATGTGCGTTACACAAACAAAGCACTTCGTGCTGCGGTTGAATTGTCTGCGAAGTACATCAATGAGCGTCACTTACCGGACAAAGCTATCGATGTTATAGATGAAGCTGGTGCGCGTGTTCGCCTAATGCCAGCGAGTCGCCGTAAGAAAACAGTCGGTGTGGCTGAGATTGAGTCCATGGTTGCAAAAATGGCTCGTATCCCAGAGAAATCCGTCTCTTCGTCGGACAAAGATATCCTGAAAAATCTGGATAAGAAAATGAAGATGCTTGTGTTCGGTCAAGATAACGCGATTGATGTGTTAACCGAATCCATCAAGCTGACTCGTGCTGGTTTAGGTGCGGATAATCGTCCTGTCGGTTCATTCTTGTTTGCTGGTCCAACGGGCGTAGGTAAAACAGAAGTCACCGTTCAATTGTCTAAACTGTTGGGTATTGAACTACTCCGATTCGACATGTCTGAATACGGTGAGCGCCATTCTGTGAGCCGTTTGATCGGTGCTCCTCCAGGTTATGTTGGTTATGACCAAGGTGGCTTGTTAACGGATGCCGTGATTAAGAATCCACATGCGGTTGTGCTTCTAGACGAAATTGAAAAAGCGCACCCTGATATCTTTAACTTGCTATTGCAAGTGATGGATAACGGCACGCTAACAGACAACAACGGTCGCAAAGCGGATTTCCGTAACATCATCTTAGTGATGACAACCAACGCTGGCGTGGCTGAAACAGTGAAGAAATCCATTGGTTTGATTCAGCAAGATCATAGCCATGATGCGATGTCAGAAATCAAGAAAGTGTTCACACCAGAATTCCGTAACCGTTTAGACCATACTATTTGGTTTAACAGTTTGGATGAAAGTGTAATTCACCAAGTGGTTGATAAGTTCATCGTCGAGCTACAAGTACAATTGGATGCTCGTGGTGTATCTCTTGAAGTTTCAGAAGATGCTCGTCATTGGTTAGCTGTGAAAGGTTATGACCGTGAAATGGGTGCACGCCCAATGGGACGTGTCATTCAAGATCAGTTGAAGAAACCACTGGCTAATGAGTTGCTATTTGGCGCATTGGTTGATGGCGGAACTGTGAAGGTGGCTCTGAAAGATGATCATCTTGTCTTTGAATACTTAGGTGCTAAAGAAGAAGTGCTGCATTGA
- the clpS gene encoding ATP-dependent Clp protease adapter ClpS — MSKNFEWVTPDSDLLEREKTATKPPSMYNVILNNDDYTPMDFVIEILERFFSMDIEKATQVMLRVHYEGKAICGTFTAEVAETKVAQVTMYARENEHPLLCTMEKA, encoded by the coding sequence ATGAGTAAAAACTTCGAATGGGTTACTCCAGACTCAGATCTACTGGAGCGAGAAAAAACAGCAACAAAACCGCCATCGATGTATAACGTTATACTGAACAATGACGACTACACACCGATGGATTTTGTAATAGAAATCCTTGAACGCTTCTTCTCTATGGACATAGAAAAAGCGACACAAGTGATGCTCAGAGTTCATTATGAAGGGAAAGCAATTTGTGGCACGTTTACTGCTGAAGTTGCAGAAACGAAAGTCGCTCAGGTGACAATGTACGCACGGGAAAACGAGCATCCACTGCTTTGTACGATGGAAAAAGCGTAA
- the cspD gene encoding cold shock domain-containing protein CspD, translating into MATGTVKWFNNAKGFGFICPEGEDGDIFAHYSTIQMDGYRTLKAGQQVAYEVEQGPKGYHASSVVPIEGQQSK; encoded by the coding sequence ATGGCTACAGGTACAGTAAAATGGTTCAATAACGCCAAAGGATTTGGTTTTATCTGTCCAGAAGGCGAAGATGGAGACATTTTTGCTCATTATTCTACTATCCAAATGGATGGCTACCGCACACTGAAAGCGGGACAGCAAGTAGCATATGAAGTTGAACAGGGACCTAAAGGCTACCACGCTAGTAGTGTCGTACCTATTGAAGGGCAACAATCTAAATAG
- a CDS encoding NADP-dependent isocitrate dehydrogenase has translation MPTDKPTIIYTITDEAPALATYSLLPIIQSFTASSGIEIETRDISLAGRILANFPEHLKEDQRVGDALTELGELAQTPEANIIKLPNISASVPQLKAAIKELQDKGFALPNYPEEPATYEEEAIKATYDKIKGSAVNPVLREGNSDRRAPASVKNYAKKNPHSMGAWSADSKSHVSSMSDKDFFGTEKSVTVDGATQVSIQFVGKDGSTKELKKPFALKDKEIIDASVLNKKALVEFFEKEIADAKQQDVLLSLHMKATMMKVSDPVIFGHAVKVYYKEVFDKYGDVFEQLGVDVNNGLGDVYAKIQALPQAQREEIEAALQAVYATQPPLAMVDSDRGITNLHVPSDIIVDASMPAMIRSSGQMWGPDGKQKDTKAVIPDRCYAGVYQAVIEFCKEHGAFDPTTMGSVPNVGLMAQKAEEYGSHDKTFILDADGAVRVVDAAGNVLLEQEVEAGDIFRMCQVKDAPIQDWVKLAVNRARATNTPAVFWLDEARAHDAELIKKVNQYLPEHDTSGLEIKILSPVDATLYSLARIKEGKDTISVTGNVLRDYLTDLFPILELGTSAKMLSIVPLMNGGGLFETGAGGSAPKHVQQVQKENHLRWDSLGEFLALAASLEHLSVVTGNAKAQVLADALDKATGKFLDLNKSPSRKVGELDNRGSHYYLATYWAEALAAQTQDADLAAEFAPVAEQLLASEEKIVAELNGAQGVAGDLGGYYALNDAMVSNLMRPSSTLNSIVDRA, from the coding sequence ATGCCAACAGATAAACCTACAATTATTTATACAATTACAGACGAAGCCCCAGCTCTAGCTACTTATTCATTGCTGCCTATTATCCAGTCATTTACGGCATCGTCGGGTATTGAAATTGAAACTCGTGATATTTCTTTAGCAGGACGTATTCTTGCTAACTTCCCAGAGCATTTGAAAGAAGACCAGCGCGTTGGTGACGCTCTGACGGAACTCGGTGAACTTGCACAAACTCCCGAAGCGAACATCATCAAATTGCCAAACATCTCAGCATCGGTTCCTCAGTTAAAAGCGGCGATCAAAGAACTTCAAGACAAAGGTTTTGCACTTCCAAATTACCCAGAAGAGCCTGCAACTTACGAAGAAGAAGCGATTAAAGCAACGTACGACAAAATCAAAGGTAGTGCGGTAAACCCTGTACTGCGTGAAGGTAACTCTGACCGTCGTGCTCCTGCATCAGTGAAAAACTATGCGAAGAAGAACCCACACTCAATGGGTGCTTGGTCTGCGGATTCTAAATCTCACGTTTCTAGCATGAGTGATAAGGACTTCTTCGGTACTGAAAAATCGGTCACTGTAGACGGTGCAACACAAGTCTCTATTCAGTTTGTCGGCAAAGATGGTTCAACGAAAGAACTGAAAAAGCCTTTTGCACTGAAAGATAAAGAAATTATTGATGCAAGCGTTTTGAACAAGAAAGCGCTTGTAGAGTTCTTCGAAAAAGAGATTGCTGACGCAAAACAACAAGATGTTCTGCTTTCTCTACACATGAAAGCAACCATGATGAAAGTGTCTGACCCAGTCATCTTTGGTCATGCTGTTAAGGTTTACTACAAAGAAGTGTTCGACAAGTACGGTGACGTATTCGAGCAACTTGGTGTTGATGTAAACAACGGTCTAGGTGATGTGTATGCGAAAATCCAAGCATTACCTCAGGCACAACGTGAAGAGATTGAAGCTGCACTTCAAGCGGTTTATGCAACTCAACCGCCACTGGCGATGGTTGACTCTGACCGCGGTATTACCAACCTACACGTACCTAGCGACATTATCGTTGACGCGTCTATGCCAGCGATGATCCGCTCATCAGGTCAAATGTGGGGTCCAGACGGTAAGCAGAAAGATACTAAAGCAGTGATCCCAGATCGTTGTTACGCTGGCGTTTACCAAGCTGTAATTGAATTCTGTAAAGAGCACGGTGCATTTGACCCAACGACTATGGGTAGCGTACCAAACGTGGGTCTGATGGCTCAAAAAGCGGAAGAATACGGTTCACACGATAAAACCTTCATTCTTGATGCTGACGGTGCAGTGCGTGTTGTTGATGCAGCGGGTAATGTATTGCTTGAACAAGAAGTTGAAGCTGGCGATATCTTCCGTATGTGCCAAGTTAAAGATGCACCGATTCAAGACTGGGTTAAGCTTGCAGTAAACCGTGCACGTGCAACGAATACACCAGCAGTATTCTGGTTAGACGAAGCACGCGCTCACGATGCTGAGCTGATTAAGAAAGTGAATCAGTATCTGCCTGAACACGATACCTCTGGCCTAGAAATCAAGATCCTTTCACCTGTAGATGCAACGCTATACTCTCTAGCGCGTATCAAAGAAGGTAAAGATACGATTTCAGTAACAGGTAACGTACTACGTGATTACTTAACTGACTTGTTCCCAATTCTAGAACTAGGCACTTCTGCGAAGATGCTTTCAATCGTTCCACTAATGAACGGTGGCGGCCTGTTTGAAACAGGTGCTGGTGGTTCTGCTCCTAAGCACGTACAGCAAGTTCAAAAAGAGAACCACCTACGTTGGGACTCTCTGGGTGAATTCCTAGCTCTTGCTGCTTCTCTAGAGCATCTAAGTGTGGTGACTGGCAATGCGAAAGCGCAAGTATTGGCTGACGCGTTAGATAAAGCGACAGGTAAATTCCTAGACCTTAACAAGTCGCCATCACGTAAAGTAGGTGAGCTAGATAACCGTGGTAGTCATTACTACTTAGCGACATATTGGGCAGAAGCGTTGGCAGCACAGACTCAAGATGCCGACCTTGCGGCTGAGTTTGCACCAGTGGCTGAGCAGCTATTGGCTAGCGAAGAGAAAATTGTTGCTGAGCTAAATGGTGCTCAAGGCGTTGCGGGTGATTTAGGTGGTTACTATGCATTAAACGATGCGATGGTTTCTAATCTAATGCGTCCAAGTTCAACACTGAACAGCATCGTAGATCGCGCATAA
- a CDS encoding rRNA large subunit pseudouridine synthase E: MSSSSRRSTAKAPHSTHKPRFKQGNRSSGRTSTSQRARKPAVQKPKVNIEDRKVIVFNKPYDTLSQFTDGEGRKTLADFITVKDVYAAGRLDRDSEGLMVLTNDGILQAKLTQPESKSPKTYWVQVEGAPTESDLEPLRNGVTLKDGPTLPAQVMVIDEPQLWPRNPPVRFRAAIPTTWLAVTIIEGRNRQVRRMTAHIGFPTLRLIRYSMGNIELGDLQPGEWKEISIDAA; the protein is encoded by the coding sequence ATGTCATCCAGCTCGCGTAGAAGCACTGCTAAGGCTCCTCACTCGACTCATAAACCGCGTTTCAAACAAGGAAATCGTTCTTCTGGGCGCACTTCAACGAGCCAAAGAGCACGTAAACCTGCGGTTCAGAAACCAAAAGTGAACATTGAAGATCGTAAAGTCATTGTTTTTAATAAACCTTATGACACGTTAAGCCAGTTTACTGATGGTGAAGGCAGAAAAACGCTCGCCGATTTCATAACAGTAAAAGATGTATATGCAGCAGGCCGCCTCGATCGCGATAGCGAAGGTCTAATGGTGTTAACCAACGATGGTATTTTGCAAGCCAAACTGACTCAGCCAGAATCAAAATCGCCTAAAACTTACTGGGTTCAGGTTGAAGGTGCACCGACAGAGTCAGATTTAGAACCACTTAGAAACGGAGTGACATTAAAAGACGGGCCAACGCTTCCAGCGCAAGTCATGGTGATTGACGAGCCCCAGTTGTGGCCTCGAAATCCACCAGTGCGCTTTCGCGCAGCCATTCCAACCACTTGGCTCGCCGTTACCATCATTGAAGGTCGTAACCGTCAAGTAAGGCGCATGACAGCGCACATCGGCTTCCCTACTCTGCGTCTGATTCGCTACTCAATGGGGAATATTGAGTTGGGCGACCTTCAGCCTGGAGAGTGGAAAGAAATTTCTATTGATGCAGCATAA